The following proteins are co-located in the Panthera uncia isolate 11264 chromosome F1, Puncia_PCG_1.0, whole genome shotgun sequence genome:
- the EFNA4 gene encoding ephrin-A4: MRLLPLLRTVLWAALLSSPLRGGSGLRHAVYWNSSNPRLLGGDAVVELVLNDYLDIFCPHYDGPGPPDGPETFALYMVDRQGYEACQAQGPGAFKRWECALPFAPFGPVRFSEKIQRFTPFSLGFEFLPGETYYYISVPAPESSGRCLKLQVSVCCKESKSESAHPVGSPGESGTSGWQGGGPPSPLCLLLLLLPILRLLRIL, encoded by the exons ATGCGGCTGCTGCCCCTGCTGCGGACTGTCCTCTGGGCCGCGCTCCTCAGCTCCCCGCTGCGAGGGGGCTCCGGCCTCCGCCACGCCGTCTACTGGAACTCCAGTAACCCCAG GCTGCTCGGAGGAGACGCAGTGGTGGAGCTGGTCCTCAACGACTACCTAGACATCTTCTGCCCGCATTACGATGGGCCAGGGCCCCCGGACGGCCCCGAGACGTTTGCTTTATACATGGTGGACCGGCAGGGCTATGAGGCCTGCCAGGCCCAGGGGCCGGGCGCCTTCAAGCGCTGGGAGTGCGCCCTCCCTTTCGCTCCCTTTGGTCCCGTTCGATTCTCAGAGAAGATTCAGCGCTTCACACCCTTCTCCCTTGGCTTCGAGTTCTTGCCTGGAGAGACCTACTACTACATCT CGGTACCGGCCCCGGAGAGTTCTGGCCGCTGCTTGAAGCTCCAGGTGTCTGTCTGCTGCAAGGAGAGCA AGTCGGAGTCGGCCCATCCCGTCGGAAGCCCTGGAGAGAGCGGCACCTCTGGGTGGCAAGGGGGAGGGCCTCCCagccctctctgtctcttgctgctgctgctcccaATTTTGCGTCTCCTGCGAATTCTCTGA